A portion of the Actomonas aquatica genome contains these proteins:
- the fucP gene encoding L-fucose:H+ symporter permease, with the protein MPPTQTPETRPRVVPPHYIYPFVLVTTLFALWGFANDVTNPLVRAFREIFLISNAQSSLVQWAFYGGYATMAIPAALVIRKLSYKWGILIGLGLYAAGALLTIPASTAMNFNIFLVGFYVLTFGLAFLETSANPYILSLGPPETATQRLNLAQAFNPIGSLSGMVLASMFILPSLQVGQFRDAEVAAHPEYAEMLPSDVDGLLTQSLETFAAAEPEAHLAMVKHDLGVVMIPYVSIALVVLGVLLLFAFSRMPDTGQEECPIRLGELFRRLANFHYLGGVVAQTFYVGAQIMCWTFIIHYGMTLIGLTAAQAQNYNIIAMVLFLSSRFICTFILKYLRPGLLLGLLSVGGLLLTLGAIFVQGMAGLYCLIGVSGCMSLMFPTIYGIALDGLSPNHAKLGSAGLIFAIVGGAFMPRLQGGLIDGDGLTLFGQALESVRISFFLPAICFVVIAAYGFIAHTKKRA; encoded by the coding sequence ATGCCCCCAACCCAAACGCCCGAGACGCGTCCGCGCGTCGTTCCGCCGCATTACATCTATCCCTTCGTCCTGGTCACCACGCTCTTCGCGTTGTGGGGATTTGCCAATGACGTCACCAATCCCTTGGTGCGCGCCTTTCGGGAAATCTTCCTGATCAGCAACGCGCAAAGCAGCCTCGTGCAGTGGGCGTTCTACGGTGGCTATGCCACGATGGCGATTCCGGCGGCGCTGGTCATCCGCAAGCTGTCCTACAAGTGGGGCATTCTGATCGGACTCGGCCTCTACGCCGCCGGCGCGTTGCTCACGATCCCCGCGAGCACGGCGATGAATTTTAACATCTTCCTCGTCGGCTTCTACGTCCTGACCTTCGGCCTGGCCTTCCTCGAAACGAGCGCGAATCCCTATATCCTCTCGCTCGGCCCGCCGGAGACCGCCACGCAGCGCCTCAATCTGGCCCAAGCCTTCAATCCCATCGGCTCACTGTCCGGCATGGTGTTGGCGAGTATGTTCATCCTCCCGAGCCTGCAGGTCGGTCAGTTTCGCGACGCGGAAGTCGCGGCGCATCCCGAATACGCCGAGATGTTGCCCAGCGACGTCGACGGCCTGTTGACCCAATCGCTCGAAACCTTTGCGGCCGCGGAGCCGGAGGCTCACCTCGCCATGGTGAAACATGATCTGGGCGTCGTGATGATTCCCTACGTTTCGATCGCGCTCGTGGTGCTCGGCGTGTTGCTGCTCTTCGCCTTTTCCCGGATGCCCGATACCGGCCAGGAAGAGTGCCCCATCCGCCTCGGGGAGCTGTTTCGTCGGCTGGCCAACTTTCACTACCTCGGGGGCGTTGTGGCGCAGACCTTCTACGTCGGCGCGCAGATCATGTGTTGGACGTTTATCATCCACTACGGCATGACCCTGATCGGCCTCACGGCGGCGCAGGCGCAGAACTACAACATCATCGCCATGGTGCTGTTTCTCAGCAGCCGCTTCATCTGCACCTTCATCCTCAAATACCTGCGACCGGGACTCCTGCTCGGCCTGCTCTCGGTCGGCGGCCTGTTGCTCACGCTCGGGGCGATCTTTGTCCAGGGCATGGCCGGCCTCTACTGCCTCATCGGCGTATCCGGCTGCATGTCCCTCATGTTCCCCACGATCTACGGCATTGCCCTGGACGGCCTGAGTCCCAACCACGCCAAACTCGGATCGGCCGGCCTGATCTTCGCCATCGTCGGCGGTGCGTTCATGCCGCGCCTGCAGGGTGGCTTGATCGACGGCGACGGGCTCACGTTGTTCGGCCAAGCCCTGGAGTCGGTGCGCATCTCCTTCTTCCTGCCCGCCATCTGTTTTGTCGTGATCGCCGCCTACGGCTTCATCGCCCACACCAAAAAACGCGCCTAA
- a CDS encoding sensor histidine kinase: protein MITSPASASETSPWRRRAKWRLQFAEASVEKRFRHEWLHDSVIRSRVMIVVAIFATLGMGLVDARVNVGVQPEFVWMSLWQRVLVVAPAWLVMWILPSWHRFERTAWWIYPLGTAWVIFSLGLIPWEFQRLNPGMNMVPQVMINSLGVATVSVFTLPLSFRAALLMQVLGFGGIVFLLARTLWGDRLGDLITLSGGLGGFLLVLSAFAWTRESRLRREYAQREELALLNRELARLNAEKNEFMAAAAHDLRAPLASVRGLASQMRLGRMEDPDRRGRALSAIDDLSGRMLEVVNNYLGEHALESGTLPVRLEMIDLRKVINEAAGRHGPAAAAKEQQVLAPAGEAVWARADASLLGQVLDNFLSNALKFSPRGATVRLALGLATATERVRIEVIDTGPGVNEADRGKLFRKYSGSGARPTGGESSHGIGLAVTKRVAEAMGGEVGCDSAPGAGATFWISLPVR from the coding sequence ATGATCACGTCACCCGCCTCGGCCTCGGAAACGTCACCTTGGCGCCGCCGCGCGAAGTGGCGGCTGCAGTTCGCGGAAGCGTCGGTCGAAAAACGGTTTCGGCACGAGTGGCTGCACGACAGCGTGATTCGCTCGCGCGTCATGATCGTGGTGGCGATCTTCGCCACGCTGGGCATGGGATTGGTCGATGCGCGGGTCAACGTGGGGGTGCAGCCCGAGTTTGTGTGGATGTCGCTTTGGCAACGGGTTCTGGTGGTGGCTCCGGCTTGGCTGGTGATGTGGATCCTGCCGAGTTGGCACCGATTTGAGCGCACGGCGTGGTGGATCTATCCCTTGGGCACGGCGTGGGTGATCTTCTCACTCGGACTGATTCCCTGGGAGTTTCAGCGCCTGAACCCTGGGATGAATATGGTGCCGCAGGTCATGATCAATTCGCTGGGGGTGGCGACCGTATCGGTGTTCACGTTGCCATTGAGTTTCCGCGCGGCGCTGTTGATGCAGGTGCTGGGATTCGGTGGGATCGTGTTCCTGCTCGCCCGCACCTTGTGGGGCGACCGGCTCGGCGACCTGATCACCCTCTCCGGCGGTCTGGGCGGATTCCTATTGGTGCTCTCGGCCTTTGCCTGGACGCGTGAATCCCGACTGCGACGGGAATACGCCCAGCGTGAGGAGCTCGCTTTGCTGAACCGTGAACTGGCCCGCCTGAATGCGGAAAAAAACGAGTTTATGGCGGCGGCGGCGCACGATCTGCGCGCGCCGCTGGCCTCGGTGCGCGGACTGGCGTCGCAGATGCGTTTGGGACGCATGGAGGATCCGGACCGACGCGGGCGAGCATTGAGCGCGATCGATGACCTGAGCGGGCGCATGTTGGAAGTGGTGAACAACTATCTCGGCGAGCACGCGCTGGAATCGGGCACCCTGCCGGTGCGGCTGGAGATGATCGACCTGCGCAAAGTGATCAACGAAGCGGCGGGGCGTCATGGACCGGCGGCGGCGGCCAAGGAGCAGCAAGTGCTCGCGCCGGCCGGGGAGGCGGTGTGGGCGCGGGCCGACGCCTCGTTGCTGGGGCAGGTGTTGGATAATTTCCTGAGCAACGCGCTGAAGTTCAGTCCACGCGGTGCGACGGTGCGTTTGGCGCTGGGGCTGGCGACCGCGACCGAGCGCGTGCGTATTGAGGTGATCGATACGGGGCCGGGCGTGAACGAAGCCGACCGGGGCAAGTTGTTCAGGAAATACAGTGGCTCCGGTGCGCGACCGACCGGCGGCGAAAGCAGCCACGGGATTGGCTTGGCGGTGACCAAACGGGTGGCCGAAGCCATGGGCGGCGAAGTCGGCTGCGACTCCGCGCCCGGAGCAGGGGCGACCTTCTGGATCTCGCTCCCGGTGCGGTGA
- a CDS encoding zinc-binding alcohol dehydrogenase family protein yields MKTLVLQNPGSLELTTTTPPTAPGPTEALVRVHRIGVCGTDIHAFNGKQPFFSYPRILGHELGVEVIAVGDEVTQVAVGDRCAVEPYLNCGHCIACRRGKPNCCASLSVLGVHVDGGQREFIVVPAAKLHRSSELSYEQLALVETLGIGAHAVDRAELAAGETVAVLGAGPIGLSVIQFALAAGARVLVIDINDTRLAFCRERLGLPAADLIDARTGDVADQLRALTEGDLPTAVFDATGNSRSMMNAFTYPAPGGRIVFVGLFPGEVTFDDPNFHRRELTLLASRNARPEDFGRIIGLIEAGRVDTKPWITHRAELSAVPSLFADWTKPESGVLKAMIEVPA; encoded by the coding sequence ATGAAGACTTTGGTTCTGCAAAACCCCGGCTCGCTCGAGCTCACCACCACCACGCCGCCCACCGCGCCCGGTCCCACCGAGGCCCTCGTGCGGGTGCACCGCATCGGCGTGTGCGGCACCGACATTCACGCCTTCAACGGCAAGCAGCCCTTTTTCTCCTACCCGCGCATCCTCGGCCACGAGTTGGGCGTGGAGGTGATCGCCGTGGGCGACGAAGTCACTCAGGTCGCGGTGGGTGACCGTTGCGCCGTCGAACCGTATCTAAATTGTGGACACTGCATCGCCTGCCGCCGGGGCAAACCCAACTGCTGCGCTTCGCTCAGCGTGCTCGGCGTGCACGTGGATGGCGGCCAACGCGAGTTCATCGTGGTGCCCGCCGCGAAGCTGCACCGCTCCAGCGAACTCAGCTACGAGCAGCTCGCACTGGTGGAGACGCTCGGCATCGGCGCGCATGCGGTCGACCGGGCCGAACTCGCCGCCGGCGAAACGGTTGCCGTGCTGGGCGCCGGTCCGATCGGTTTGTCCGTCATCCAGTTTGCGTTGGCCGCCGGCGCCCGCGTGCTGGTGATCGATATCAATGACACACGACTCGCCTTCTGCCGCGAGCGTCTCGGGTTGCCCGCGGCGGATTTGATCGACGCCCGCACCGGCGATGTCGCCGATCAACTGCGGGCCTTGACCGAAGGCGACCTGCCCACGGCGGTGTTCGACGCCACTGGCAACTCGCGCTCGATGATGAACGCGTTCACCTATCCGGCGCCGGGCGGGCGGATCGTTTTTGTGGGCCTCTTCCCCGGTGAAGTGACCTTTGATGATCCCAACTTCCATCGCCGCGAGCTGACCTTGCTCGCCAGTCGCAACGCCCGGCCCGAGGACTTCGGCCGCATCATCGGCCTCATCGAAGCCGGCCGAGTCGACACCAAGCCCTGGATCACTCACCGTGCCGAACTCAGCGCGGTGCCCTCCCTCTTCGCCGACTGGACCAAACCCGAAAGTGGTGTGCTCAAAGCCATGATCGAGGTCCCCGCCTGA